Part of the Burkholderia sp. FERM BP-3421 genome, AAGGAATTGCGATGAAATTCAGCAATAGCAAGCTTGGCCAGGCGGTGGTGATGGCGGTCGCGGTGTTCGGTGCTTCGGCCGCGATGGCTCAGACGGTGGTGGGTGGTGGTTCGTCGCTGGTCGCGCCGACGGTCGGCTCGGAAATCACGGCTGTGGGTGGCGGCATCTCCTACGCGTCGGTCGGCAGCGGCAAGGGCATCGCCGGCTTCCTGGCCAACGATGCGAGCCAGTTCGGCACGGGCCTCACGGGCCCGGTCCACTTCGCGAACAGCGATTCGGCGCTGACCACCTCGCAGACTGATGTCAACGGCTCGTATGCGCGCTCGTCGACCGACGGCCGTCTGATCCAGCTGCCGTACATCGTGACGCCGATCACGATTCCGTACGTGAACCAGCCGAGCGACATCACGGCCTCCATTTCGCTGAACGACGGCGATCTGTGCGGCATCTTCTCGGGCAAGATCACGAACTGGAACCAGGTCGTCAACCCGGTGACGAATGCGCCCTACACGTCGACCAACGCGCCGATCACGGTGGTGTATCGCGCCGACGGCAGCGGCACGTCCGATCTGCTGACCCGCCATCTGAGCGCGGTTTGCTCGAGCGCCAACTCGAACGTGACGTTCAACCCGACCCAGACCTTCGCGAGCAACTTCAGCGGCGGCGTGCCGTCGAACTTCGTCGCGGCGACGGGCAGCGGCGGCGTCGCTTCGAACCTCGTTTCGCTGCGTACCGCGGGTACGGCTGCGATCGGTTACCTCAGCCCGGACTACACGAACACGACGCTCGCGCCGAGCTCGGCACCGGCTGCTTCGAACCAGCTGACGGTCGCGAACCTGCGTAACGCCCAAGGCCAGGACGTTGCACCGACCTACCAGAACGCCACGGCCGCGCTGGCCACCGCGCAAGCGCCGACGCAAGCCAACGAAGGCAACCCGTTCGCGTGGGTGCCGCTCGTTCCGAACCCCACCGCCGGCTACCCGATCTCGGGCACGAGCAACATCGTCGTGAGCCAGTGCTACACGAACAAGCGCGTGATCCAGTCGAAGCTCGTCAGCTTCCTGACCAATCACTACACGAACGCGAGCTTCGCTTCGATCGTGAACGGCAATGGCTTCGACACCGTGCCGGCGAGCTTCTCGTCGCTGATCGCATCGGACATCCTGTCGAATGGCAACGGCCTGAACCTGAACATCGGCAACACGACGGCTTGCGGCTCGCTCGGTCGTTAATGCGGGTTTGATGTGAGGTAGTCGCACACGCCGGCGCGAGCCGGCGTGTTTTTATCCTATCCGGGCTCTACCGGAGCACTCGATGAAATTCCTCGCTTCTCGCTCATCCATGCTCGTGGGGGGGCTTGCGATGTGGTTCGCCGCATCGATCGGGTTCGCGCAGCAGACGCTGCAGGTGACAGGCGGCGGCCCGGCGCTGATCTGGGGGGAACTGGCTGCCGAGTCTGCTGCGACAGGCGGCGGCATCACCTATTATCCGGCGGGCGAAGGCCGGGGCGTGTTCGGCTTCTTGCAAAATGACCTGTTTCAATTCGGCATGGGCCTGACAGGCAATGTGCAATTCGCGTATTCGGGCTACCCGCTCTCGTCGGTGCAAACCAATGAGGTGGGTGAGTATGCGCGATCGTCAACGGACGGCCGCTTGATCCAATTGCCGTATATCGTTCTGCCCGTCACGGTTTCCTACGTGGGGCAACCGGGCGATGTCCCGGCCACCGTATCGCTGAATGACGATGATCTGTGCGGCATTTTCTCCGGAAGAATCACCACCTGGGATCAGGTGATCAATCCCGCGACCGCGCAACCCTATACCGCGAGGCAAGAGCCTGTTACGGTCGTGTATAACAGCGAAACCAGCGGGGCCACCCTGTTATTCACGAACCATCTGTCCACGGTGTGCAATCCGCTCAACTCGCGGGTTCGTTTCGACCCGATCCTCCGCTTTGACGGCAATTTCCCGCCTTCGACTGGCGTTCCGCCGACTTTTATCGCCGAAGCGAGCGATAGTGCGGTTGCGCGTCGGCTTGTCGAATTGCGTGGAGCGCACAAGGCGGCGTTTGCCTATTTGAGCCCTCACTACACAAACACGACGCTTGCCCCGGGTTCGGCGATCGCTGCGAGCAATCAACTGACGGTAGCAAACGTGCGAAACAGAAACTCCGGCTTGGATGTCGCGCCAACCTATCAGAATGCAGCGGCTGCGTTCGAGGGTGCGCGGGCGCCGGAATTGCCCGCCGACAAGGCCAATCCTTATGCGTGGCGGCTGAACACGCCGAACCCGGCACAGGGCTATCCGATCTCGGGGGCGAACTATATCGTGGTGAGTCAGTGCTACGTGAACCACAAGCCCATTCAACGCACGATATTCACCTGGCTGGGCCGCCACTATGGCGATCCGAATTTCCTGGAGATCGTGAGGAGCTATGGATTCGACCTGCCTCCCAGCGGCTACGTGGACATCATCACGTCGGACATCCTGTCGAATCGCCATGGCTTGAACTTGAACATCGGCAATGTACAGGCCTGCGGGACGCGAGGACGGTGAGCATGCCTTCAACGCGCGGGCCTGCCTCCCAACGCGGTTTCACCCTCCTCGAAATGCTGGTGGTGCTGCTGATCGTGGGCCTGCTCGTCGCGGTGATCACCCTCGCGCCCACCCGCAACCGCCGCAACGATCTCGGCGACGAGGGCGCGCGCCTCGCGATGCTGTTTGAAACGGCGGTCGACGAGGCGCAGTTCCGTTCCGCGCCGCTCGCGTGGCAGCCGTCGCCGGGCGGCTACCGCTTTCTCGAACGCCAGCCCGACGGCAGCTGGAAAACGCTTTCGGGCGGCGAATTCGACGCCTACCGCTGGCGTGCGCCGGTGACCTCGGTGACGCTGCGCTACACCGGCGGCGACGTCGCGCAGCGCATGGTGTTCGGCGCGGAGAGCCTCGACGCGCCGATGACCGTCACGCTGCGCTCGGGCGATGCGTCGATCCGGGTGGTCGGCAACGGCGACGGCAGCTACGGCATCGCCCGCCAGTAAAAGTAAGCGCGCCGGAATCCCGTGCACAAAACACCGCCGCCGGAACATGGCCGCAAAGATTCGGTTTGTGTGTATTTTCATTGGAAAAAGACAATTCGGATTCAAGGTGTTACGCAACATTTGTCACGAAGCGCATGGTTAACCATTCGCGCGCCGGGATTTTTATTTTTTAAAGTATTAATGGGTTGTGCAACTGCAAGGCCGTCGATAGAATCAATCGCCTGATTGAACAGGCAATCGACAATTATCTCGGGGTCTGACGCGCGGCCGGCTTGCCGGTCACATAATGAAACGGAACGCGCGCGCCGGTCCTCCCGACAGGGGCCTTCCGTGCAGCGATTTCTCTGGCAGCAGACCACTTCCATGGCGACGCGCGATTTCAGCCGAAATCCGTCGAAGGCTTTGCGCGATGCGGTTCAGCATCCGGTGCTGGTGACGCGCTATGGCCAGCCGATCGCGTGTCTCGTGCCGATCGATTACTGGAAATCGATCGTCGACATGTTGCGCAGCGCCGACCTGAGCGAACGGCTCGAACGCTGCGACGAACCCTGACATCCCGCGCCCGACCGCGCGCCATCCTCACTCCATCACGCGCCGCACGCGCAGCACGGTGGTCCACGCATTGTCGCCGAGGCCATACCGTCCGATCAGCGTCTCGAAGCGCAGGTCCACGCCGCTCGCGCGGATCCGGCTGTGCACGATGAAGTAGCCGCTGTTGACGGTCAGCATCGCGCCATCCGGTAGCGAACCGCCCGCGCGCATCGGCCACAGGATCAGCGACACTTCCGCGGTGCTCACGTAGTACGCGGTCGCGCGCCGCTCGACCAGGCGATGCGCCTGGAGTTCCGAGAGCGTGGGCAGGGCCGCCATCAACACCGGCTGCGACGCGGTGTTCGCATTCACGTAGGCGAGATCCGGCAGCAAGGTGACATAAGGCGCGAGCGTGCGGATCGTGGCTGCGTCATAGCCGGGCACGTAGGCGAGATCGCGCAGCGAGGTCCACTGCATGGGCCGATCCTCGGCCGCGCCGCCGATCTTCATCGCGCGCAGCAGGTAGTCGGCGGTCGGCTGCGCGAGCGCGGGATCGATGCCGAGCGCGCTCAGCAGGCGGCGATACGCGAGCACGCCGTTCGGGCTCGCCTGGAACGGCGCGGAGGGGCCGCCGCGCGTCACCAGGTTCAGCAGGTTGAAGCGCGCCTGCGCGTCCTCGACGCGGCTCGTCAGCGTCGCATCGGCCAGGCGGCTGTTCAGCGCGAGCGCGTCGCGCGGCAGGAAGCTCGCGAGCGGCCGCGCCTCCACGGGAATCGACCACACCTGCCCGTCGTAGATGATCGTGGCTTTGGCCGCCTGCGCACGCACCTGCGCGCGCGCCGCGCTGACCACGGCGCGCTGCACCCACAGCGCCTCGGAAGCAAGCCGCTGGTTCTCCACGTCGCGCACGGCGAGCCGCTCGCGCCACACGACGCTCGCCGCGAGCGTCGCGGCCAATGCCACCACCAACAACACCGTGACGATCGCGATCCCGCGCTCGCGCGCGCGAACCGTCCCGGCGCGCATCGCACCGCGCATGGCCGCTCCATCGATGGAAAACGCGCGCGCCGCGCGCAACTGGGCATGAATGATAGCGACGCGCGCGGCCCGCGCGCGTGACGGAAAGTACGTACATCGGCTCGATCGTCTCGCGCGCCGAAACGCTCGTTTCGTTATACGTACAAAAGGTAATTGTCGCGACTTCTCCGCTTTGTATCGTCCACGACTTGAAAAATCCAATAGCGTCGCCGGCAGATCAGCGGGCTCGTCGACGGATCACGAAGGAGTGGCGGGATGACGCCCAGGTTTGACGGGGAAGCGGACGGCCGGCGGCTCGGATGGCTGCGGGCCGCGGTGGCGGGGGGGATCATGGCGGCGACGGCGGCATACGGGCAGACGGACGGCGGCGCGAATGCGGGCGCGGCGTCCACGCACGGCGCGGCTCCCGCGCAGGGCGCGCCGGCCGCGTTCGACATCAACGAGTTCGTCGTGCGCGGCAACAGCGTGCTGCCGAGCGTGGACATCGAGCGCGCCGTCTATCCGTTCGAAGGGCCGGGCCGCTCGCTGACCGACGTTTACGCCGCGCGCGACGCCTTGCAGAAGATCTACCAGGACAAGGGCTATCAGTCGGTCGTCGTCGAGGTGCCGACGCAGCAGGTGAAGGAAGGCGTGATCGTGCTGCAGGTCACCGAGGCGCGGATCGGCCGCCTGCGCGTCGAGGGCGCGCACTACGCGTCGCCGCAGCTGATCCGCGACGCGGTGCCCGCGCTCGCCGAGGGCGGCGTGCCCGACTTCACGCAGGCGCAGCAGCAGCTGACCGACCTGAACCGGACGGCGGACCGCCAGGTGATTCCGGTGCTGAAGCCGGGCGCGCTGCCGCAGACGGTCGACGTGAACCTGAAGGTCGACGATCACAGCCCGTGGCACGGCGCACTCGAACTGAACAACGCCGCGAGCCCGAACACATCGACGCTGCGCACCAGCGCGACGCTCAGCTACGCGAATCTGTGGCAGCTGGGCCACGTGGTGTCGGGCACCTACGTGATCGCGCCGCAGCATCCGAACAACGCGCGCGTGTACTCGTTCTCGTACCTCGCGCCGCTGCGGGATTCGCACTGGAGCTTCCTCGCGACGGTGATCCACTCGGACAGCGACGTCACCTCGTACGGCGCGGGCAGCGCGGCGGTCGGCGGCACCACGGTGCTCGGCAAGGGCACCACCTACGGCCTGACCGCGATCTATGCGCTGCCGACCAGCGAAACCTATGCGCAGACCGTCAGCATCGAGATCGACCGCAAGCGCTACGACGAGAACGTGCGGATCGGCGATCAGGTCTCGCAGGCGCCGCTGACCTACGTGCCCGTGACGTTCTCGTACAACGGCCAGCTCGTGCGCAAGTCGTCGCAGACCAGCTTCTCGGTCGCGATGACGGCCGGGGTACGCGGCATCGGCAGCAACTGGGACGCCTTCGACGCGAAGCGCTACAACGCCACGCCGAACTTCATCTACGGCAAGTTCGACGTCAATCACACGCAGGACTTCGGCAACGGCATGCAGGCGAACGCGCGCGCGAGCGCGCAGTTCGCCAACGGGCCGCTCGTGTCGAGCGAGCAGTTCGCGGCGGGCGGCATCAACAGCGTGCGCGGCTACCAGTCCGCGGAGGCCACGGCCGACAGCGGTGTGCTCGGCTCGATCGAATTGCGCACGCCGTCGCTCGCGCCCTACGTCGGCGGCTTCATGAACGACTGGCGCTTCCACGCGTTCGTCGACGCCGCGCATCTGTGGCTCGCGAGCCCGCTGCCGCAGCAGACCTCGACGTTCAACCTGCTCAGCGTCGGCGTGGGCGCGCGGCTGCGCCTTTTCAAATATGCGAGCGCGGATTTCGAGGCGGGCTGGCCGTTGCGGGCGGGGGTCTACACGAAGGCCTACAGCCCGCGCTTCGATTTCTATGTGCGGATGAGTTTCTGAGTGTTCTTAATCGGCGCCGCGTCGCGCGCGACGCGGCATTGGCTGAATCGGGGGATCGGATGTTGAAGCGAGCGTGGTTGATGATGATCGCGGTGCTGCTGGGCTATCTGCCCGGCGCCGCGCAGGCGTGGTGGCAGGACGACTGGTCGTATCGCAAGGCGATCACGATCGACACCACGCCCAAGGGGGCGAACCTGACCGAGTCGGCCGGCCGCGTGCCGCTGCTGATCCGCCTGCATTCGGGCAATTTCCAGTTCGACGGGCTGCAGGACAACGGCGCGGATATCCGCTTCGTCGCGGCCGACGACAAGACGCCGCTGCACTATCACGTCGAGCAGTACGACGCGGTGCTCGGCGTCGCGCTGATCTGGGTCGACGTGCCGCAGCTGCCGGCCGGCGCGGCGCAGAACATCTGGATGTACTACGGCAACAAGAAGGCGCCCGACGGCGGCAAGCCTGCCGACACGTTCGACCCGGACTACACGCTCGTCTACCACTTCGGCGGGGCGACGGGCGCGCCGCCGAAGGACCAGACGGCCTACGGCAACCACGCGCAGAACGCCCCGGCCCGGATCTCGGAAGACGGCATCGTCGGCCATGCCGCGCAGTTCGACGGCGGCGCCGCGCCGCTCGCGCTGCCCGCATCGCCGTCCCTCGCGATCGCGGCGGGCGGGGCCTGGAGCTTCAGCGCCTGGCTGAAGCCCGCCGCGCTGGCGCCGCGCACGCTGGTCTACAGCCGCCGCGCCGGCGCGAACGCGCTGCTGATCGGGCTCGACAACGGCGTGCCGTTCGTCGAGGTCGACGGCGGCGCCGGTCCGCAGCGCGCGCAGGCCACGGCCCCGGTCGCGGCCGGCCAGTGGAGCCTCGTCACCGTGACGGCGGACGGCAAGGCCGTCACGCTCTACGTCGGCGGCAAGGTCGCGGCGCAGGTGCCGGACGCGCTGCCCGCGCTCGACGCGCCGGCCCTGGTGGGCGGCGACGCGCCGAACGCGAACGGCGGCTATGCCGCCTACAGCGGCCAGATCGACGAACTGCGCCTGTCGAAGGTCGCGCGCCCGGCGGCGTCGGTCGCGGTCGAGGCGCTGTCCGAGGGCGCGGAGTCGAAGCTCGTCGCGTACGGCGCGGACGAGAAGCAGTCGGGCTTCGGTTTCGGCTACTTCGGCGTGATCGTGCATTCGGTGACGGTCGACGCCTGGGTCGTGATCGCCGTGCTGCTCGTGATGGCCTTCATCTCGTGGGTCGTGATGTGGACCAAGGCGCACTACGTCGGCCAGGTCGACAAGGCCAACCACTTCTTCGTCGAGCGTTTCCGCGCGGTGGCCGGCCGCCATCTGGTCGGGCTCGCGCACACCGACGAGAAAAGTACCGAGGGGCGGCGGCTCGCGCAGTCCCCGCTGTATCGGCTGTATCGCGCCGGGGTCGCGGAAATCCACAGCCGCGTCGACGCCAACGGCCGCACGCTGATCACGGCGGAATCGATCGAGGCGATCCGCGCCTCGATGGACGCGACCCTCGTGCGCGAGAACCAGCGCCTGTCGAAATCGATGGTGCTGCTGACGATCGCGATCTCGGGCGGCCCGTTCCTCGGGCTCCTGGGCACGGTGGTCGGCGTGATGATCACGTTCGCGGCGATCGCCGCGGCGGGCGACGTCAACGTCAACGCGATCGCGCCCGGCATCGCGGCGGCGCTGCTCGCGACCGTCGCCGGCCTGTTCGTCGCGATCCCGGCGCTGTTCGGCTACAACTACCTGCTGGTCCGCAACAAGAACGTGACCGCGAACATGCAGGTATTCGTCGACGAATTCGTCACGCGCCTCGCCGAAGCGCACAGCAATCCCGATCACTCGCTGGCGGCGAACTGAGGAGCGTGCGATGCAGGTCCAGGACGACGATAAGCCCTACGACGACATCAACATCACGCCGATGCTGGACCTGGCGTACGTGCTGCTCGTCATCTTCATCATCATGACCACCGCGTCGGTGCAGGGGATCAAGGTCGATCTGCCGAAGGCCAGCTCGGCCGCGAGCCTCGCGAAGCCGAAGACCAAGGCGATCACCGTGTCCGACGCGGGGCAGATCTACCTCGACACCTATCCGGTCACGCTGGCCGAGCTGGAGGACCGGCTGCGCCTGCAGAAGGCGCAGGAGCCGGATTTCCCGATCGTGCTCAAGGGCGATTCGACCGTCGCGTACCAGAAGGTGATGGACGTGCTCGACCTGCTGCGCCGCCTCGAGCTGACGCAGGTCGGCCTCGTCACCGGCAAGGGCAAGGCAGGCTAGGCGGCGGACCCTCATGGACATGACCTACAACGGCGGCGAACCGCCCAAGGGCGCGCGCCGGTTCGTGAAGCCGGCGGCGATCGCGCTCGCCGCGCTCGGCTTCGCCGTGCTCGTCTGGCAGCTTGCCGGCGACAAGGCCGGCGTGAAGCGCGCGGAGGCGCCCAAGGTGACGACGGTGATTCCGTTGCCGCCGCCGCCCCGCCGCCGCCGCCGAAGGAACGCCCGCCCGAAGCCGCGGGAAGAACCGAAGACGTCCGTGCCGCAGCCGTCGCCCGCGCCGAAGCCGAGCGAGGCGCCGAAGCCGGCCGACAACCTGCCGAAGCAGATGACGATGAACGCGCCCGCGCAGGCGGGCACCGACGGCTTCGGCATCGCGGCGGGCGACGGCGGCGGGATGGCCGGCGGCGGCGGCGGCACCGGCAGCTTCGGCAACGCGACCTATGCGAAGTACCTCGGCTACCAGGTCGAGCAGCTGCTGTCGCGCGACAAGCGCGTGCAGGACAGTGGCGGCTCGCGTTTCAACGGCGCGGTGCGCCTGACGCTCGACGCGTCGGGGCGGATCGTGCGCGCGACGATCGAGCGTTCGTCGGGCACGGCCCAGCTCGACGACGCGATCGCCGATGCGCTGCGCGGCCTCGGCAAGTTCGACGAGGCGCCGCCGCCTGGGGGGACGCCGGGCAACCGCGAATTCCGAATCGAGCTGAACGGCAGGCGGACCTGACGGCGCGCCGCGCAGTCCTGCCTACCTATATCGACATCAAGTGGAGAAGAGCATGCAGAACCAGACGGCCGGGGGCCGCCGCAAGCAAGTTCAGGCCGCCCGACGGCCCTGCCGCACGCGTATCGGCTGGGCGGCGCTCGCCGCGCTCGGCATGGCGTGGGGCGCGGGCGTCCATGCGCAGTCGCTCGAAACGCAGGCGGCGTCCGGTTCCGCCGGCCCGACGCAGAGCACGGTGATCAACCTGATCAACCTGCTCGTGAAGCGTGGCGTGCTGACCCAGCAGAACGCGACCGACCTGATCCGCGAGGCGCAGCAGGAAGCGGCGCAGGCGCGCGCGGCGGCGGCGGGCCGGCCGGCCGCCGCCGGGGCGGGCGCGGCGGTGGCGGGCGGCGCGCTCGCGCAGGCGGGCGAGGTGCGCGTGCCCTACGTGCCGCAGGTGGTGCGCGAGCAGATCCGCGACGAGGTGAAGCAGGAAGTGATCGCGCAGGCGAAGTCGGAGAACTGGGCGCAGCCGAACACGTTCCCGGACTGGGTGTCGCGCATCACGCTCGACGGCGACATGCGCGTGCGCGACGAATACCGGCTGTTCTCGAGCCACAACGCGACGGGCCTGACCAATTTCGCGGGCATCAATTCCGGCAGCCCGTACGACGTCAATTCGAACACGAGCCACGCGCTGCCGCCGACGCTCAACAATTCGGAGAACCGCAACAACCTGCTGCGCCTGCGCGCGCGCTTCGGCATCACGGCGGTGCTGTCCGACGAATTCAGCACGGGCATCCAGCTCGCGACCGGCAACGACAACGGCCCGGTGTCGACCACCGCGACCGCGGGCGGCGGCTTCGCGAAGAAGAACATCTGGCTGAACAAGGCGTACATCAAGTACCAGCCGACGCCGTGGTTCAACCTGTCGGCGGGCCGCTTCGACAATCCGTTCTTCTCGTCGGACCTGCTGTATTCGAGCGACCTCGAGTTCGACGGGATCGCGGCGAATTTCCGCCGCGCGCTGCCGGGCCGGCCCGACGTGACGGTGTTCGGCACGCTGGGCGCGTTTCCGATCCAGTACACGGCCGACAACTTCCCGTCGAACAGCATCGACAAGAGCGGCACCGACATGAAGTGGATGTTCGGCGCGCAGTTCGGCGCGGAATGGAAGATCGACACGCAGAACCGCCTGAAGGGCGCGATCGCCTACTACGACTTCCGCAACATGAAGGGCACGCTGTCGCAGCCGTGCTCGCTGTACCTGGGCCAGACGAGCTGCAGCACCGACAACGAAGCGCCGGCCTTCATGCAGAAGGGCAACTCGCTGATCGCGCTGCGCAACATCGTCCAGGACCCGACCAAGGCGCCGGGCATGACGCCGATGCCGCAGCTGTTCGGCCTCGCCTTCGACTACCGTCTGCTCGACATCAAGCTGCAGTGGGATACGAAGATCGCGGACCGCGTGAAGCTGCGTCTCGACGGCGAGTACGTGCGCAACCTCGCCTACAACGAGAACCAGGCGTTCTCCGCCGCGTCGCTGCCCGTCAACAACTACAACTCCAATTCGCCGACGCCGACGCGGGGCGACTTCCAGAGCGGCCCGAACGGCTTCCTCGCACGCGCGATGCTGGGCGAGCCGGAGCCGCGCAGGAAGGGCGACTGGAATTTCTCGGTCGGCTACAAGTACCTGCAACCCGATGCGGTGCTCGACGCGTTCACCGATCCGGATTTCCATCTCGGCGGCACCAACGCGAAGGGCTACATCCTGAGCGCCTCGTATGCGGTCGCGCGCGACACGTGGCTGTCGGCGCGCTACCTGAGCGCGCGTGAAATCTACGGCCCGCCGATGTCGATCGACGTGCTGCAGATCGAACTCAATGCTCGCTTCTGAGGCCGCCATGAAAACGCGTGACTGGATCGTGATCGCGGTGCTGGGCGGCTGCGCCGGGCTGGCGCAGGCGCAGAGCCTCGAAGAGAAGCTGCGCACCCAGCTGCGCGCGACGACGCAGCAATTGCGCGAGCTGCAGGACCGGCAGGGCGCGGACCGCGCGCAGCTCGAACAGCAGCGCGACCGCGCGCAGGCCGACCTCAAGGAGGCGCAGGCCGAACTGGCGAAGCTCAAGGGCCAGGGGCGCGGCGACGCGGCGGCGGCGCGCGAGCTGGCCGCCGCGCGCAGCGCGCGGGTGCAGGACGAGAAGCAGCTCGCCCAGCTGCGCGGCGAACGCGATGCGTTGCGCGCGCAACAAGCCGCGCGCGAGGCGGGCGACGCGCACGCGCAGGGCGAACTGCAGGCGAAGGGGGCGCAGCTCGCGCGCTGCGAGGCGAAGAACGCGGCGCTGTACGCGGTGGGGCAGGAGATCCTGGGCGCCTACGAGCAGGTCGGGCTGGGCACTTTCCTGCGCTCGCGCGAACCGTTCGCGCAGGGCGCGCGCGTGAAGTACGACGAGATCGCGCAGCGCTACGGCGACCGCCTCTACGACGGCAAGTACGACCCGCGCGCCGCCGTTCCCGCATCGGGCGCGACGCCTTGAGCCGCGCCGGCCATCATTTTTCCGAGGACCACGACATGACAGATCATCAAACCGCCGCCCTGATCGACAGCCTCACGGCCGACGGCCTCGCGGACGTCTTCAAGGACGCGGGCTATCGCGTGACGCTCGCGGAGCAGAACGGCGTCGTGCAGCTGCTGAGCGCGAGCCAGGGCATCGGTTTCGCGGTGTCGTTCGGCAATCCGGCCGTGACGCCGGACGACCGGCAGGCGGCCTATATCGACTGGACCTTCAGCTGCGCGCTGCAGGTGCAGGGCGAATTGCCGGCGGAACTGGTGCCGGGCTGGAACCGCACGCGGCGTTTCGCGCGGCTGTCGCAGCAGGGGCCGTTCGTCGTGCTCGAACACGACGTGATGGTCGCGGGCGGCGTGAGCCCGCGTTACCTGCGCGCGTCGATCGAACTGTGGGATCGCCTGCTGCAGGAGTTCCTGCTGCATCTGCGCAATCGCCCGGCGCTGGCCGAGGCGGAGGCCGCCGCGGGCGCGGCGGCCTCCGGTCCCGCGCTCGCCGCGTCATGAACTGGCGCGGCCGGGCGGCGCTGCTGGGCGCGACGCTGTGCGCGCTCGTCACGGGCGGCGCGCGCGCGCAATCCGCGCCGGTGCGGGCCGGCGATGCGCCCCCCGCCTGGGTCGCGTACGCGCAGCAGGTGTCGGCGCGGCTGCATGCGGCGCTCGACGAGGACAACGCCGACGCGCAGCGCTTCTATGCGTTTTTCGAGCAACGCGCGGCCGGACAGCCGCGCATCGAGCTGCCGATCTCGACCTGGCTCGATGCGCATGGCCGGGTGACGCGCGTCGAATGGCCGCCGCTCGACGACCCGCAGGCGGAGGCGGCGCTGCGCGCGCTGCTGTTGCGTCAGGCGATGGCCTCGCCGCCGCCGCGCGGCATGCGCCAGCCGATCGTCGTGCGTTTCGGCTTCGCGGCGCAGTAGCGGCGGCGTCGTGACGCCCCCGCTCATTCATCAGCGAAACAGATAGGGAGTGAACCGATCGTGAAGACTTGGAAGGCGATGACAGGCGGGCTCGTGCTCGCCACGCTCGCCGCGCTGGGCCCGGCCCGCGCGGCGCAGGACGAGGTGGTCGCCCGCGCGGGCGACGTCAGGCTGACGCGCGCGGACGTGGCCGCGCTCGTCGCGGCGCTGGGCCCGGACGCGCAGACGCGGCTCGCGGCGGAGCCGGCGCTGCTGACGCGCCTCGTGCGCGCGCGGCTCGCCGAGCAGGTGCTGGTGAACGAGGCGAAATCGAGGGACTGGGATCGCCAGGACCGGGTGCGCGCGCTGGTCGAGGCTGCGCAGCGCGAGGCGGTGTTCCGCAGCTATCTGGCATCGGTCAGCGCGCCGCCCGCCGACTATCCGTCGGACGCCGAGCTGCAGGCCGCGTACGACGGCAATCGCGCGCTGTTCGCGACGCCGCGCGCGCTGCATGTCGCGCAGATCTATCTGGCCGTGCCGGCCGACGCCGACGCGGCGACGCTCGCGAAGGCGCGCAAGCAGGCGGCCGAGCTGCTGCGCCGGGCGCGTGCGCCGGGGACGGAGTTCGGCGCGCTCGCGCGTGCGTCGTCGCAGGACACGGCGAGCGCGGCGCAGGGCGGCGATCTCGGCTTCACCGACGAGAACCGGCTGGTGCCGGCGATCCGTCAGGCGCTGGCCGCGCTGAAGCCCGGCGAGATCAGCGAGCCGGTGCGCACCGACACGGGCCTGCATCTCGTCAAGCTGATCGAGGTGCGGCCGGCCGGCGCGCGTCCGTTGGCCGAGGTGCGCGAGCAACTGCGCGCGTCGCTGC contains:
- a CDS encoding YbjN domain-containing protein, whose protein sequence is MTDHQTAALIDSLTADGLADVFKDAGYRVTLAEQNGVVQLLSASQGIGFAVSFGNPAVTPDDRQAAYIDWTFSCALQVQGELPAELVPGWNRTRRFARLSQQGPFVVLEHDVMVAGGVSPRYLRASIELWDRLLQEFLLHLRNRPALAEAEAAAGAAASGPALAAS
- a CDS encoding putative porin — translated: MAWGAGVHAQSLETQAASGSAGPTQSTVINLINLLVKRGVLTQQNATDLIREAQQEAAQARAAAAGRPAAAGAGAAVAGGALAQAGEVRVPYVPQVVREQIRDEVKQEVIAQAKSENWAQPNTFPDWVSRITLDGDMRVRDEYRLFSSHNATGLTNFAGINSGSPYDVNSNTSHALPPTLNNSENRNNLLRLRARFGITAVLSDEFSTGIQLATGNDNGPVSTTATAGGGFAKKNIWLNKAYIKYQPTPWFNLSAGRFDNPFFSSDLLYSSDLEFDGIAANFRRALPGRPDVTVFGTLGAFPIQYTADNFPSNSIDKSGTDMKWMFGAQFGAEWKIDTQNRLKGAIAYYDFRNMKGTLSQPCSLYLGQTSCSTDNEAPAFMQKGNSLIALRNIVQDPTKAPGMTPMPQLFGLAFDYRLLDIKLQWDTKIADRVKLRLDGEYVRNLAYNENQAFSAASLPVNNYNSNSPTPTRGDFQSGPNGFLARAMLGEPEPRRKGDWNFSVGYKYLQPDAVLDAFTDPDFHLGGTNAKGYILSASYAVARDTWLSARYLSAREIYGPPMSIDVLQIELNARF
- a CDS encoding peptidylprolyl isomerase — its product is MKTWKAMTGGLVLATLAALGPARAAQDEVVARAGDVRLTRADVAALVAALGPDAQTRLAAEPALLTRLVRARLAEQVLVNEAKSRDWDRQDRVRALVEAAQREAVFRSYLASVSAPPADYPSDAELQAAYDGNRALFATPRALHVAQIYLAVPADADAATLAKARKQAAELLRRARAPGTEFGALARASSQDTASAAQGGDLGFTDENRLVPAIRQALAALKPGEISEPVRTDTGLHLVKLIEVRPAGARPLAEVREQLRASLRAAREQQNAQAYLAKQVAPGAATLDEQALEQLAGAAQ